From the genome of Triticum aestivum cultivar Chinese Spring chromosome 3B, IWGSC CS RefSeq v2.1, whole genome shotgun sequence, one region includes:
- the LOC123064294 gene encoding putative E3 ubiquitin-protein ligase SINA-like 6 gives MEMEMELPNLNVPVKKEIVVHNPGAQGRGGGGGAITEASEHGTRRTEATVRIEASMLDCPICFSPFKPPVFQCKGGHLACGSCVAKLPWKQCQRCDLGGDFHGCPFVDAFVSSARMKCDHHGCGRQVTYHKLDDHKSACPLAPCKCPVSGCGFEGPPPALRHHLSAVHSMPVHAVQYGKVLQLEVPVSEPRRLLFAEEDGRAFLVVGGSLGLGVPIALSVVCIRAGASPPPHYVAKVWANGPPAAANDRTDTVRADIQVTSSKEPGAVAVEELTFLTVPHKLLAGAGPSRTVSLHLRIDKITY, from the exons atggagatggagatggagctgCCCAATCTCAATGTCCCGGTGAAGAAAGAAATCGTTGTGCATAATCCAGGGGCCCAAGgaagaggaggtggtggcggcgccaTCACGGAGGCGTCGGAACACGGCACGAGGAGGACGGAGGCCACCGTGAGGATTGAAGCCAGCATGCTTGACTGCCCCATCTGCTTCTCCCCCTTCAAGCCTCCCGTCTTCCAG TGCAAAGGCGGCCACCTGGCTTGCGGCAGCTGCGTCGCGAAGCTCCCCTGGAAGCAGTGCCAGAGGTGTgacctcggcggcgacttccacggCTGCCCCTTTGTGGACGCCTTCGTCTCCTCGGCCAGGATGAAGTGCGACCACCACGGCTGCGGCCGCCAGGTCACCTACCACAAGCTCGACGACCACAAGAGCGCGTGCCCGCTCGCGCCCTGCAAGTGCCCGGTGTCCGGCTGCGGCttcgaaggcccgccgccggcgctccgcCACCACCTCAGCGCCGTCCATTCCATGCCGGTGCACGCGGttcagtacggcaaggtgctccagctcgAGGTGCCCGTGTCGGAGCCGCGCCGcctgctgttcgcggaggaggacggccgtgcGTTCCTCGTGGTCGGCGGCTCGCTCGGCCTGGGCGTGCCCATCGCCTTGTCGGTGGTGTGCATCAGGGCGGGGGCGTCCCCGccgccgcactacgtggccaaggtGTGGGCGAACGGGCCGCCGGCGGCCGCCAACGACAGGACCGACACGGTCCGGGCGGACATCCAGGTGACGAGCAGCAAGGAGCCCGGCGCCGTCGCCGTggaggagctgaccttcttgacggTGCCGCACAAGCTGCTTGCCGGGGCTGGCCCGTCCAGGACGGTGTCCCTCCACCTTCGCATTGACAAGATCACCTACTAA
- the LOC123067128 gene encoding putative E3 ubiquitin-protein ligase SINA-like 6 codes for MKEGESRATRVSAKEVKSESEKGEVTMQDEGEAGDALVAAESMAPTQIDVRMDVTLLHCQGCLLPLKPPVFKCDAVGHVVCYYCRAGHRVVCSRANTHCCQLDKVVGAAKVPCPYKAFGCERYVVFHEAADHQRVCQCAPCTCPESACTFVGSRAMLVGHFATHHQRPAVTVRYGRSWSLSFSLSHSWHLLVGEEDRSVFLVSLCPLGAGTAVSLLCIRPDSEAETGPWFWCKLSIERRGGDKDYDLVLMTSPVISNALSTGAPPSCQGMFLVVPRELLSGDTLTLTVRIDLTPPAVVAPKSTTTPQARAPRRMQ; via the exons ATGAAGGAAGGGGAGAGTCGTGCAACAAGGGTGAGTGCCAAGGAGGTGAAGTCGGAGTCGGAGAAAGGGGAGGTGACGATGCAGGACGAAGGCGAAGCAGGGGATGCGTTGGTGGCGGCGGAATCCATGGCACCGACGCAGATCGACGTGAGGATGGACGTGACACTCCTCCACTGCCAGGGCTGCCTCCTCCCACTCAAGCCCCCCGTGTTCAAG TGCGATGCCGTAGGGCACGTAGTATGCTACTACTGCCGTGCCGGGCACCGCGTGGTCTGCAGCCGTGCCAACACCCACTGCTGCCAGCTGGACAAGGTGGTCGGCGCCGCCAAGGTGCCATGCCCCTACAAGGCGTTCGGCTGCGAGCGCTACGTGGTGTTCCATGAGGCCGCGGACCACCAGCGCGTGTGCCAGTGCGCGCCCTGCACCTGCCCGGAGTCTGCATGCACCTTCGTGGGCTCCCGTGCGATGCTGGTCGGCCACTTCGCCACCCATCACCAGCGCCCCGCCGTCACGGTCCGCTATGGCCGGTCTTGGAGCCTGAGCTTCTCCCTGTCGCACAGCTGGCACCTGCTCGTCGGGGAGGAGGACCGCAGCGTGTTCCTCGTCTCCCTCTGCCCGCTCGGTGCGGGCACCGCCGTGTCACTGTTGTGCATCAGGCCGGACAGCGAGGCTGAGACGGGGCCCTGGTTCTGGTGCAAGCTCTCCATTGAGCGCCGTGGCGGCGACAAGGACTACGACCTAGTCCTCATGACCTCGCCGGTGATCAGCAACGCGCTATCCACGGGCGCTCCGCCGTCGTGCCAGGGGATGTTCTTGGTGGTGCCCCGGGAGCTACTCTCTGGCGACACACTCACGCTCACCGTTCGGATCGATCTGACCCCACCTGCCGTCGTCGCTCCCAAGTCAACTACTACACCGCAGGCCAGGGCGCCGAGGAGGATGCAGTGA